A DNA window from Zingiber officinale cultivar Zhangliang chromosome 3A, Zo_v1.1, whole genome shotgun sequence contains the following coding sequences:
- the LOC122053592 gene encoding protein XRI1-like isoform X2, whose amino-acid sequence MEFDDDNDTNNNCSAMWEWQGDEFNLQIDTRNELSHLFWDKLSQSEDDLWYTPIKDCADFGHSSLSDLRGEAATKTLEGGRDSLQPKRRRMLQFTSDTSESPSEQTKVTVMEDEVVESLECTAQWTSVFSDSSGLNFEGLDQPSDGWLVDCLNDSEIKCSPDEMNTVVAFNQQADISAFHLSIEYYQDLPAMQETPAPINLEDLKDTHGKKSGIRSPRKLTTSVAYPFALIKPCGVHGDLTLSDINRRIHAPPPSKSKHEKTDLYPTSAFSGKPVVVKTKIRTEGGQGSITIMRTKG is encoded by the exons TTGCAGTGCGATGTGGGAGTGGCAAGGAGACGAATTTAATCTGCAGATAGACACTAGAAACG AGTTGTCTCACTTGTTCTGGGACAAATTAAGTCAAAGTGAAGATGATTTGTGGTACACTCCGATCAAAGATTGCGCCGATTTCGGACACTCGTCGCTCTCCGATCTTAGAG GCGAAGCGGCTACCAAGACATTGGAGGGCGGTAGGGACTCCCTGCAACCCAAAAGAAGGCGCATGCTGCAGTTCACTTCTGATACTAGTGAATCTCCAAGCGAACAAACGAAG GTGACAGTGATGGAAGATGAGGTTGTAGAGAGTTTAGAGTGTACTGCCCAGTGGACTTCAGTCTTCTCTG ATAGTTCTGGGTTGAACTTTGAAGGTCTGGATCAACCATCAGATGGGTGGCTAGTAGATTGCTTGAATGACAGTGAGATTAAGTGCAGCCCTGATGAGAT GAACACTGTTGTGGCCTTCAATCAACAAGCTGATATTTCTG CTTTTCATCTGTCTATAGAGTATTATCAAGATTTGCCTGCAATGCAGGAGACTCCAGCTCCAATTAATCTGGAGGATTTGAAGGACACACATG GTAAGAAGTCTGGTATCAGAAGCCCACGAAAGCTGACCACTTCAGTTGCGTATCCCTTTGCTCTTATCAAGCCTTGTGGAGTTCATGGGGATCTTACTTTGAGCGACATAAATAGACGCATTCACGCCCCGCCACCCTCAAAGTCGAAGCACGAGAAGACTGATCTGTATCCAACATCGGCTTTTTCCGGGAAACCTGTGGTTGTGAAAACAAAAATCCGCACCGAAGGCGGACAAGGTAGCATCACGATCATGAGAACCAAAGGCTAG
- the LOC122053592 gene encoding protein XRI1-like isoform X4 codes for MEFDDDNDTNNNCSAMWEWQGDEFNLQIDTRNELSHLFWDKLSQSEDDLWYTPIKDCADFGHSSLSDLRGEAATKTLEGGRDSLQPKRRRMLQFTSDTSESPSEQTKVTVMEDEVVESLECTAQWTSVFSEDSSGLNFEGLDQPSDGWLVDCLNDSEIKCSPDEMNTVVAFNQQADISEYYQDLPAMQETPAPINLEDLKDTHGKKSGIRSPRKLTTSVAYPFALIKPCGVHGDLTLSDINRRIHAPPPSKSKHEKTDLYPTSAFSGKPVVVKTKIRTEGGQGSITIMRTKG; via the exons TTGCAGTGCGATGTGGGAGTGGCAAGGAGACGAATTTAATCTGCAGATAGACACTAGAAACG AGTTGTCTCACTTGTTCTGGGACAAATTAAGTCAAAGTGAAGATGATTTGTGGTACACTCCGATCAAAGATTGCGCCGATTTCGGACACTCGTCGCTCTCCGATCTTAGAG GCGAAGCGGCTACCAAGACATTGGAGGGCGGTAGGGACTCCCTGCAACCCAAAAGAAGGCGCATGCTGCAGTTCACTTCTGATACTAGTGAATCTCCAAGCGAACAAACGAAG GTGACAGTGATGGAAGATGAGGTTGTAGAGAGTTTAGAGTGTACTGCCCAGTGGACTTCAGTCTTCTCTG AAGATAGTTCTGGGTTGAACTTTGAAGGTCTGGATCAACCATCAGATGGGTGGCTAGTAGATTGCTTGAATGACAGTGAGATTAAGTGCAGCCCTGATGAGAT GAACACTGTTGTGGCCTTCAATCAACAAGCTGATATTTCTG AGTATTATCAAGATTTGCCTGCAATGCAGGAGACTCCAGCTCCAATTAATCTGGAGGATTTGAAGGACACACATG GTAAGAAGTCTGGTATCAGAAGCCCACGAAAGCTGACCACTTCAGTTGCGTATCCCTTTGCTCTTATCAAGCCTTGTGGAGTTCATGGGGATCTTACTTTGAGCGACATAAATAGACGCATTCACGCCCCGCCACCCTCAAAGTCGAAGCACGAGAAGACTGATCTGTATCCAACATCGGCTTTTTCCGGGAAACCTGTGGTTGTGAAAACAAAAATCCGCACCGAAGGCGGACAAGGTAGCATCACGATCATGAGAACCAAAGGCTAG
- the LOC122053592 gene encoding protein XRI1-like isoform X1 produces the protein MEFDDDNDTNNNCSAMWEWQGDEFNLQIDTRNELSHLFWDKLSQSEDDLWYTPIKDCADFGHSSLSDLRGEAATKTLEGGRDSLQPKRRRMLQFTSDTSESPSEQTKVTVMEDEVVESLECTAQWTSVFSEDSSGLNFEGLDQPSDGWLVDCLNDSEIKCSPDEMNTVVAFNQQADISAFHLSIEYYQDLPAMQETPAPINLEDLKDTHGKKSGIRSPRKLTTSVAYPFALIKPCGVHGDLTLSDINRRIHAPPPSKSKHEKTDLYPTSAFSGKPVVVKTKIRTEGGQGSITIMRTKG, from the exons TTGCAGTGCGATGTGGGAGTGGCAAGGAGACGAATTTAATCTGCAGATAGACACTAGAAACG AGTTGTCTCACTTGTTCTGGGACAAATTAAGTCAAAGTGAAGATGATTTGTGGTACACTCCGATCAAAGATTGCGCCGATTTCGGACACTCGTCGCTCTCCGATCTTAGAG GCGAAGCGGCTACCAAGACATTGGAGGGCGGTAGGGACTCCCTGCAACCCAAAAGAAGGCGCATGCTGCAGTTCACTTCTGATACTAGTGAATCTCCAAGCGAACAAACGAAG GTGACAGTGATGGAAGATGAGGTTGTAGAGAGTTTAGAGTGTACTGCCCAGTGGACTTCAGTCTTCTCTG AAGATAGTTCTGGGTTGAACTTTGAAGGTCTGGATCAACCATCAGATGGGTGGCTAGTAGATTGCTTGAATGACAGTGAGATTAAGTGCAGCCCTGATGAGAT GAACACTGTTGTGGCCTTCAATCAACAAGCTGATATTTCTG CTTTTCATCTGTCTATAGAGTATTATCAAGATTTGCCTGCAATGCAGGAGACTCCAGCTCCAATTAATCTGGAGGATTTGAAGGACACACATG GTAAGAAGTCTGGTATCAGAAGCCCACGAAAGCTGACCACTTCAGTTGCGTATCCCTTTGCTCTTATCAAGCCTTGTGGAGTTCATGGGGATCTTACTTTGAGCGACATAAATAGACGCATTCACGCCCCGCCACCCTCAAAGTCGAAGCACGAGAAGACTGATCTGTATCCAACATCGGCTTTTTCCGGGAAACCTGTGGTTGTGAAAACAAAAATCCGCACCGAAGGCGGACAAGGTAGCATCACGATCATGAGAACCAAAGGCTAG
- the LOC122053592 gene encoding protein XRI1-like isoform X3: MEFDDDNDTNNNAMWEWQGDEFNLQIDTRNELSHLFWDKLSQSEDDLWYTPIKDCADFGHSSLSDLRGEAATKTLEGGRDSLQPKRRRMLQFTSDTSESPSEQTKVTVMEDEVVESLECTAQWTSVFSEDSSGLNFEGLDQPSDGWLVDCLNDSEIKCSPDEMNTVVAFNQQADISAFHLSIEYYQDLPAMQETPAPINLEDLKDTHGKKSGIRSPRKLTTSVAYPFALIKPCGVHGDLTLSDINRRIHAPPPSKSKHEKTDLYPTSAFSGKPVVVKTKIRTEGGQGSITIMRTKG, translated from the exons TGCGATGTGGGAGTGGCAAGGAGACGAATTTAATCTGCAGATAGACACTAGAAACG AGTTGTCTCACTTGTTCTGGGACAAATTAAGTCAAAGTGAAGATGATTTGTGGTACACTCCGATCAAAGATTGCGCCGATTTCGGACACTCGTCGCTCTCCGATCTTAGAG GCGAAGCGGCTACCAAGACATTGGAGGGCGGTAGGGACTCCCTGCAACCCAAAAGAAGGCGCATGCTGCAGTTCACTTCTGATACTAGTGAATCTCCAAGCGAACAAACGAAG GTGACAGTGATGGAAGATGAGGTTGTAGAGAGTTTAGAGTGTACTGCCCAGTGGACTTCAGTCTTCTCTG AAGATAGTTCTGGGTTGAACTTTGAAGGTCTGGATCAACCATCAGATGGGTGGCTAGTAGATTGCTTGAATGACAGTGAGATTAAGTGCAGCCCTGATGAGAT GAACACTGTTGTGGCCTTCAATCAACAAGCTGATATTTCTG CTTTTCATCTGTCTATAGAGTATTATCAAGATTTGCCTGCAATGCAGGAGACTCCAGCTCCAATTAATCTGGAGGATTTGAAGGACACACATG GTAAGAAGTCTGGTATCAGAAGCCCACGAAAGCTGACCACTTCAGTTGCGTATCCCTTTGCTCTTATCAAGCCTTGTGGAGTTCATGGGGATCTTACTTTGAGCGACATAAATAGACGCATTCACGCCCCGCCACCCTCAAAGTCGAAGCACGAGAAGACTGATCTGTATCCAACATCGGCTTTTTCCGGGAAACCTGTGGTTGTGAAAACAAAAATCCGCACCGAAGGCGGACAAGGTAGCATCACGATCATGAGAACCAAAGGCTAG